A stretch of Henckelia pumila isolate YLH828 chromosome 4, ASM3356847v2, whole genome shotgun sequence DNA encodes these proteins:
- the LOC140867567 gene encoding U-box domain-containing protein 52-like: MEGEKSMSIEEGQYRNWPAPSPEIVEIGEESMSIVTSLDVGANDVYVAVGKNDLHLVKWALDHAVTSPGSRVFLVHVFAPLAYIPTPVGRLSRSQLSKDQVQVYIKEESNRRKHLLQKYINLCNESKIPVDTMLVESSASAKAILDLISVANITHLVVGTKQSPFTSWLARKGIGKGEYIQKKAPEFCEVTVVYDGKKMETHCKVHKSQTATRHSERNFFECVCFSAKVE; the protein is encoded by the exons ATGGAAGGAGAGAAATCCATGTCCATAGAGGAGGGGCAGTATCGTAATTGGCCGGCACCGTCGCCCGAAATCGTAGAGATCGGAGAGGAAAGCATGAGCATAGTGACCAGTCTAGATGTAGGGGCCAATGATGTATATGTTGCGGTCGGAAAGAACGACTTGCATTTAGTCAAATGGGCACTTGATCATGCCGTGACGTCCCCCGGAAGTCGCGTTTTTCTGGTGCACGTCTTCGCGCCCCTCGCTTACATCCCTACCCCAG TGGGAAGGCTATCAAGAAGCCAGTTGAGCAAAGATCAGGTGCAGGTTTACATCAAGGAAGAAAGCAATAGGAGAAAGCATCTCTTGCAAAAATACATCAACCTCTGCAATGAATCAAAA ATTCCGGTGGACACAATGCTGGTGGAAAGCAGTGCATCGGCCAAAGCAATATTAGACCTCATTTCAGTTGCTAATATCACTCATCTTGTTGTGGGTACCAAGCAATCACCCTTTACAAGCTG GCTAGCAAGAAAGGGGATAGGAAAAGGAGAATACATTCAGAAGAAAGCACCAGAATTTTGTGAAGTGACAGTTGTATACGATgggaagaagatggagacccaTTGCAAGGTGCACAAGTCTCAGACGGCCACTCGACACTCCGAAAGGAACTTTTTCGAGTGTGTGTGCTTTTCCGCCAAAGTAGAATGA